Proteins found in one Drosophila busckii strain San Diego stock center, stock number 13000-0081.31 chromosome 2R, ASM1175060v1, whole genome shotgun sequence genomic segment:
- the LOC108595765 gene encoding ficolin-2 → MKAVQVFLAILFVALAAADFQPIEPYKTYPSSCKAAKAKKDGIYKIQLKGGEPFEVYCDAKTAGVGWLVIQRRVDANINFFRNWSSYQQGFGPLTNSFFIGLNRLHNLTAAEPQELYVHLEDFTGQKRFAKYSDFAIGNEANLYSLYKLGNFAGSAGDAFSYQRGMNFSTYDRDNDRSIHNCAAQFSGAWWYNSCMYSNLNGQYLGGEYGRDLEGRGMAWVQWLGINYSYKTVQMMIRPKN, encoded by the exons ATGAAAGCTGTACAAGTGTTCTTGgccattttatttgtagcctTGGCTGCGGCCGACTTTCAGCCAATTGAGCCTTACAAGACCTATCCCAGCTCCTGCAAGGCAGCCAAGGCCAAGAAGGATGGCATCTACAAGATTCAGCTGAAGGGCGGCGAGCCCTTTGAGGTATATTGCGATGCCAAAACAGCTGgagttggttggttggtcaTACAGCGACGAGTCGATGCCAACATAAACTTCTTTAGAAACTGGTCAAGCTATCAACAGGGCTTTGGTCCATTGACCAACAGTTTCTTTATTGGTCTTAACAGACTACACAATCTGACTGCTGCTGAGCCGCAGGAGCTCTATGTGCATTTGGAGGACTTTACTGGCCAGAAGCGTTTCGCCAAATACTCTGACTTTGCCATTGGCAACGAGGCTAATCTCTATTCGCTGTACAAGCTGGGCAACTTCGCAGGCAGTGCTGGAGATGCTTTCAGCTATCAGCGGGGTATGAATTTCAGCACCTATGATCGTGATAATGACAGGAGCATTCACAATTGTGCGGCACAGTTCTCCGGTGCCTGGTGGTATAACAGCTGTATGTACAG TAATCTCAATGGACAGTACTTGGGCGGTGAGTACGGCAGAGATCTGGAGGGTCGCGGCATGGCCTGGGTGCAATGGCTGGGCATCAACTATAGCTATAAGACTGTCCAAATGATGATTCGCCCCAAGAATTAA
- the LOC108595748 gene encoding uncharacterized protein LOC108595748 isoform X1: MQLLQALCLMLICLVCGTAGLVHYKKVEKTDKGCKFNDAEFAVGEVTQDPNSCGVLACMNTNGDTLIHYCQIPVTFQYCAHDGVSTTTDFPECCWKCVQYVTC, translated from the exons atgcaattattgcaAGCGCTTTGTTTAATGCTCATTTGCTTAGTGTGCGGCACAGCTGGCCTGGTGCACTATAAGAAAGTAGAAAAGACTG ACAAGGGCTGCAAGTTCAACGACGCGGAGTTCGCTGTGGGCGAAGTGACGCAGGATCCCAATAGCTGTGGCGTGCTCGCCTGCATGAATACAAATGGCGATACCTTGATTCATTA CTGCCAAATACCCGTGACCTTTCAGTATTGTGCCCACGATGGTGTCTCCACAACGACGGACTTTCCCGAATGCTGCTGGAAGTGCGTGCAGTATGTAACTTGCTGA
- the LOC108595842 gene encoding ficolin-2-like — protein sequence MRAVQVFLAILFVAVAAADVQPIEPFKSYPNSCKAAKAKKDGIRKLQLNSGAPFQVFCDAKTPGAGWGWLVIQRRVDNRENFFRSWSNYQQGFGDLAGNYFIGLDLLNELTSDQPQELWVELLDYSGQTRYAHYDNFAVGNESNLYTLNKLGLYTGNAGDALRYQENMKFSTFDRDNDMSPKKNCASELSGAWWYNDCMTSNLNGLYLGGEYGNDLTGRGMVWKEWLGDNYSYKTVKMMIRPKA from the exons ATGAGAGCTGTACAAGTATTCTTGGCCATTTTATTTGTCGCCGTGGCCGCGGCCGACGTTCAGCCAATTGAGCCCTTCAAGAGCTATCCCAACTCCTGCAAGGCAGCCAAGGCCAAGAAGGATGGCATCCGCAAGCTTCAGCTTAACAGCGGTGCACCCTTCCAAGTATTCTGTGATGCCAAAACTCCTGGAGCTGGCTGGGGTTGGTTGGTTATTCAGCGACGTGTGGATAACAGAGAGAACTTCTTTAGAAGCTGGTCCAACTATCAGCAGGGCTTTGGTGACTTGGCCGGCAATTACTTCATTGGCCTAGACTTGCTCAATGAGCTGACTTCTGATCAGCCTCAGGAGCTTTGGGTTGAGCTGCTGGATTATTCGGGACAGACTCGTTACGCTCATTACGACAATTTTGCCGTTGGCAACGAGTCTAATCTCTACACGCTGAACAAGCTGGGACTCTACACGGGCAATGCTGGCGACGCTTTGAGATACCAAGAGAACATGAAATTCAGTACCTTTGATCGTGATAATGACATGAGCCCAAAGAAAAATTGTGCATCGGAGCTGTCTGGTGCTTGGTGGTATAACGACTGCATGACCAg CAATCTGAATGGTCTATATTTGGGCGGTGAGTACGGCAATGATCTGACTGGTCGCGGCATGGTCTGGAAGGAGTGGCTGGGCGACAACTACAGCTACAAGACTGTGAAAATGATGATACGTCCCAAGGCTTAG
- the LOC108597487 gene encoding integrator complex subunit 8, protein MEDPLKPKPVPLAAETVLWFEFLLDPHKITQHLQSKHPEPSAVELIMQFISMTPETVVPSTVVTPGSDLQNLPNSGMGANVTTSTTSASLSVPPTTQLQQRQPELGLQLTRKQLALKILELKVATWLRWDLDLLEKNLPVIMQLGLLRDLCIISYGRAVSIPLPSDFDMKISKTGNECAARFALTIYHRMQLRLQLIKDSTLKTQRPLIYQAVDQLQQFLDTPTQPSIEYLEYLCATATTRTFHVFHYDSFVTLQCDNLSSSQNYDLMHLISPQELRAQLHYELAHYYLYTKQYVLARENAAASSSNYQSLPAGVTHNFCHIRPIELEGLLQACGISAQPQTLLERFHISLLNSYADIVPILQLDNIAREIPLVSRRNVELDIEGTISTGLLKEPRQLLLQVAALNVVRSIFEWGNIFSSVEYFEKYRDLDYMTPIMDAMQNALPQCRPKERTAFKHFLIDCVLSQQLQQQQQLEQSRQLLQTLSGMCLFTAQELQDLEGQLQQTALPVLNNSLATLNDWICNSKMTLVDVASLERQLISCSSANTVRILLVKLCSKAPGKPLWAINPSWDVPQPLKSLIMAMPVSFLQDFSYVLLGKARELAMRGNYIDAVSMLSVLKSETKRQELGGNAQLMSKLITWEILHIQITQSLEEWHQKPLDLQALGTRCKQCLAALQAGDSMVPRLDIQENCAIMLLNLTDFPALLYLDKRTPQLELPFAFAATFIEMEKLKGPKKVCRDAWELIVSMFLNVPKRASATGTGNAAISSLLAFLQRLRHQSVFGLAISMLGKMHNILKDDPNHDLICEYMQLWPTSVNNPNSYSLRSVCETLQWLLSEALSYYPQTISWLKMKGDLELASGNNESAMRCYVNALVTGTDYCTMPLQRNVADDYVIRKMIRCAANLGCHMQATVLCQFLDEIDYSIVFKNLSEKSSNFTDAMDAYYSCIWDTTLLEFIVNLHAKRGEHSRKLEAISMMGTLELNANNNEEIKRESAMVRKSRFLRALAKQYLL, encoded by the exons ATGGAAGACCCTTTAAAGCCGAAGCCAGTGCCGCTGGCTGCTGAGACAGTGCTATGGTTTGAGTTTCTGCTTGATCCGCACAAAATAACACAACacctgcaaagcaaacaccCTG AACCCAGCGCCGTAGAGCTTATCATGCAGTTTATTAGCATGACGCCGGAAACAGTAGTACCATCCACTGTTGTAACGCCTGGCAGCGATTTGCAGAACTTACCGAATTCCGGAATGGGCGCCAATGTTACTACATCCACTACCTCAGCATCACTAAGTGTGCCGCCCACAacacaactgcagcagcgacagccaGAGCTTGGTTTGCAGCTCACGCGAAAACAATTGGCATTAAAGATCCTGGAATTGAAAGTGGCCACTTGGCTGCGATGGGATTTGGATTTGCTGGAAAAGAATCTGCCTGTGATTATGCAGCTGGGACTTTTGCGCGATTTGTGCATTATAAGCTATGGACGTGCAGTTAGCATACCACTACCCAGCGATTTTGATATGAAGATTT CAAAAACCGGCAATGAGTGTGCGGCACGCTTTGCACTTACCATTTATCATCGCATGCAGCTGCGATTGCAGCTCATCAAGGACAGTACGCTCAAGACACAGCGACCGCTCAT TTACCAAGCTGTAGATCAGCTGCAACAGTTTCTGGACACACCCACGCAGCCTTCCATTGAATATTTGGAATATCTCTGCGCAACAGCTACCACGAGAACCTTTCATGTATTCCATTACGATAGTTTTGTTACGCTGCAATGCGATAATTTGAGTTCCTCTCAAAACTACGATCTGATGCATCTCATAAGTCCGCAAGAGTTGCGTGCACAGCTGCACTATGAACTGGCCCACTACTATCTCTATACCAAACAGTATGTGCTAGCACGAGAAAACGCcgccgcaagcagcagcaactatcaATCCTTGCCCGCCGGCGTCACCCATAACTTCTGTCACATAAGACCCATTGAGCTGGAGGGATTACTGCAGGCTTGTGGCATTAGTGCACAACCGCAAACGCTGCTGGAGCGATTTCATATATCGCTGCTGAACAGCTATGCAGACATTGTTCCCATACTACAACTCGATAATATTGCACGTGAAATACCTTTGGTAAGCAGACGCAATGTGGAGCTGGACATTGAGGGCACCATTTCGACGGGATTACTCAAGGAGCcgcggcagctgctgttgcaggtTGCCGCCTTGAATGTGGTGCGCTCTATCTTTGAGTGGGGCAACATTTTCAGCAGCGTGGAGTATTTTGAAAAGTATCGTGACCTGGATTATATGACGCCCATAATGGATGCTATGCAAAACGCGCTGCCGCAGTGCAGACCCAAAGAACGCACAGCATTTAAACACTTTCTTATAGACTGTGTGCTTTcccagcaactgcagcagcaacaacaactggagcAATCacgacagctgctgcaaacCTTGAGTGGCATGTGCCTATTCACCGCGCAAGAGCTGCAAGATCTGGAGGGACAACTGCAGCAAACCGCGCTGCCTGTGCTTAACAATTCGCTGGCCACGCTCAACGATTGGATTTGCAACtccaaaa TGACGCTCGTGGATGTGGCCAGCTTGGAACGTCAGTTGATCTCTTGCAGCAGCGCTAACACCGTGCGCATATTGTTAGTCAAGCTCTGCAGCAAAGCGCCCGGTAAACCGTTGTGGGCCATTAATCCTAGCTGGGATGTGCCGCAGCCGCTAAAATCTTTAATCATGGCCATGCCAGTGAGCTTTCTGCAAGACTTTAGCTATGTTCTGTTGGGCAAGGCACGTGAGCTGGCCATGCGTGGCAACTACATTGATGCCGTATCCATGCTAAGTGTGCTCAAGTCGGAAACGAAGCGTCAGGAGCTGGGAGGCAATGCGCAATTAATGTCCAAGCTGATTACCTGGGAGATTCTGCATATACAAATTACACAAAGTCTGGAGGAGTGGCATCAAAAGCCATTGGATCTGCAAGCCTTAGGCACACGTTGTAAGCAATGCTTGGCTGCACTTCAGGCGGGTGACTCCATGGTGCCACGGCTGGACATACAAGAGAACTGCGCCATTATGCTGCTTAATCTGACAGACTTTCCCGCGCTGCTTTATTTGGATAAGCGTACGCCACAGCTGGAGCTGCCGTTTGCCTTTGCAGCCACTTTTATTGAAATGGAAAAGCTCAAGGGACCCAAGAAGGTATGTCGCGATGCCTGGGAGCTGATAGTTAGCATGTTCCTCAATGTGCCCAAGCGTGCGTCTGCCACAGGCACTGGGAACGCTGCTATCAGCTCACTGTTGGCTTTCTTGCAACGTCTGCGACATCAAAGCGTCTTTGGACTAGCCATCTCCATGCTGGGCAAGATGCATAATATACTTAAAGACGATCCCAACCATGATTTGATCTGCGAGTACATGCAGCTCTGGCCTACCAGCGTAAACAA CCCCAATAGCTACAGTCTGCGTAGCGTCTGCGAAACGCTGCAATGGCTGCTATCGGAAGCACTCAGCTACTATCCGCAGACCATTTCGTGGCTGAAGATGAAAGGCGACTTGGAGCTGGCCAGCGGCAACAATGAGTCGGCAATGCGTTGCTATGTCAATGCTCTGGTCACCGGCACCGACTACTGCACCATGCCGCTGCAGCGTAATGTGGCCGATGATTATGTTATAAGGAAAATGATACGCTGTGCCGCCAATTTGGGATGCCACATGCAGGCTACGGTGCTATGCCAGTTTCTCGATGAGATCGACTATAGCATTGTCTTTAAGAATCTCAGCGAGAAATCTTCCAACTTTACAGATGCCATGGATGCCTATTATAGCTGTATTTGGGATACAACGCTGCTTGAGTTTATTGTCAATCTGCATGCAAAGCGTGGCGAGCACAGCCGTAAATTGGAAGCG ATATCTATGATGGGCACCTTGGAGCTGAATGCCAACAATAATGAGGAGatcaagcgagagagcgccaTGGTGCGCAAGTCGCGCTTTCTACGCGCTCTTGCCAAGCAGTATTTACTGTAG
- the LOC108595748 gene encoding uncharacterized protein LOC108595748 isoform X2, whose protein sequence is MQLLQALCLMLICLVCGTAGLVHYKKVEKTDKGCKFNDAEFAVGEVTQDPNSCGVLACMNTNGDTLIHYNHCHAAAKYP, encoded by the exons atgcaattattgcaAGCGCTTTGTTTAATGCTCATTTGCTTAGTGTGCGGCACAGCTGGCCTGGTGCACTATAAGAAAGTAGAAAAGACTG ACAAGGGCTGCAAGTTCAACGACGCGGAGTTCGCTGTGGGCGAAGTGACGCAGGATCCCAATAGCTGTGGCGTGCTCGCCTGCATGAATACAAATGGCGATACCTTGATTCATTA caaCCATTGCCATGCAGCTGCCAAATACCCGTGA